A genomic stretch from Mycobacterium paraterrae includes:
- a CDS encoding HAD-IIA family hydrolase has protein sequence MGTLAREHDCLLLDLDGTVFRGHELTEGAVEALEKAPGRALFVTNNASRSAGEVAAHLQDLGLQAADDDVVTSAQSAAHLLASQLPSESRVLVVGTESLAAEVAAVGLRPVRSYDDGPGAVVQGHSPETGWANLAEAALAIRAGAVWVAANVDATLPTERGLLPGNGSMVAALKAATDAEPQVAGKPAPTLMRDALARGDFRTPLVVGDRLNTDIAGANAAELPSLMVLTGVNSACDAVYAVPEQRASFIGHDLRALHQDAEELKVGPQDAWTVDTDGGTAVVRAAHHDDGDGLAIVRAVAHAVWSAQATSVRAGDDTAHAALQRWSLA, from the coding sequence GTGGGAACCCTTGCGCGGGAACATGATTGTCTGCTTCTCGATCTCGACGGAACGGTCTTTCGCGGTCATGAACTGACCGAGGGCGCGGTCGAGGCGCTGGAGAAGGCGCCGGGCCGAGCGTTGTTCGTCACCAACAACGCCTCGCGCAGCGCCGGTGAAGTCGCCGCACACCTCCAAGACCTCGGCCTGCAAGCTGCCGACGACGACGTCGTCACCAGCGCGCAGAGCGCAGCTCACCTGCTGGCAAGCCAATTGCCGTCGGAGTCGCGGGTCCTGGTGGTCGGCACGGAATCGCTGGCCGCCGAAGTCGCGGCAGTCGGGCTCAGGCCGGTTCGCAGCTACGACGACGGTCCCGGCGCCGTGGTACAGGGCCATTCACCCGAGACCGGGTGGGCGAACCTTGCCGAGGCGGCGCTGGCCATCCGGGCCGGCGCAGTATGGGTCGCCGCCAATGTCGACGCCACGCTGCCGACCGAACGCGGCCTGCTCCCGGGAAACGGATCGATGGTGGCCGCCCTCAAGGCGGCTACCGACGCCGAGCCGCAGGTGGCGGGAAAGCCAGCGCCCACATTGATGCGAGATGCCTTGGCGCGCGGTGACTTTCGCACACCGCTGGTGGTCGGCGACCGGCTCAACACCGACATCGCCGGCGCCAACGCGGCCGAGCTGCCCAGCCTGATGGTGCTGACCGGGGTCAACTCCGCGTGTGACGCGGTGTACGCGGTGCCCGAGCAGCGCGCTTCTTTCATCGGTCACGACCTGCGAGCGCTTCATCAAGACGCCGAAGAGCTGAAAGTGGGCCCGCAGGATGCCTGGACGGTCGACACCGACGGCGGTACAGCGGTTGTAAGAGCGGCGCACCACGACGACGGAGACGGCCTCGCGATTGTCCGTGCCGTCGCCCACGCCGTGTGGTCCGCTCAGGCCACCAGCGTCCGAGCCGGCGACGATACCGCACACGCCGCCCTACAACGATGGTCTCTGGCGTAA
- a CDS encoding TlyA family RNA methyltransferase: MPRRTRVDAELVRRGLARSRQQAAELIGAGKVSIDGMPAVKPGTAVAPTSALKVTDDTERGWVSRGAHKLIGALDAFGIDVEGRRCLDAGASTGGFTEVLLDRGAREVVAVDVGYGQLAWSLRSDDRVVVIERTNVRQLTPEAIDGTVDAVVADLSFISLTTVLPALTGCASADADIVPMVKPQFEVGKGHVGAGGVVHDPELRASAVLHVARRAEDLGWHAIGVAPSPLPGPSGNVEYFLWLRAETDRGLSADELERAVRGAVESGPGGQSQ; encoded by the coding sequence GTGCCCCGGCGCACCCGTGTTGATGCCGAGCTTGTCCGCCGCGGGCTCGCCCGGTCACGACAGCAGGCTGCGGAACTGATCGGCGCCGGCAAGGTCAGCATCGACGGGATGCCCGCGGTCAAGCCTGGTACGGCGGTCGCCCCCACCTCGGCGCTCAAGGTCACCGACGACACCGAACGCGGCTGGGTGTCGCGCGGCGCCCACAAGCTCATCGGCGCACTGGACGCTTTCGGAATCGACGTCGAGGGACGACGCTGTCTCGACGCCGGTGCGTCGACCGGCGGTTTCACCGAGGTGCTGCTGGATCGCGGGGCGCGCGAAGTGGTGGCGGTCGACGTCGGATACGGACAGCTGGCCTGGTCACTGCGGTCCGACGACCGGGTCGTGGTGATCGAGCGCACCAACGTACGACAACTCACTCCAGAGGCGATCGACGGCACGGTCGATGCTGTCGTCGCTGACCTTTCGTTCATTTCGCTGACCACGGTGTTACCGGCGTTGACTGGCTGCGCGTCCGCCGACGCGGATATCGTGCCTATGGTGAAGCCGCAGTTCGAGGTGGGTAAAGGTCACGTGGGAGCCGGCGGCGTCGTTCACGATCCCGAACTGCGGGCGAGTGCCGTGCTCCACGTCGCCCGTCGCGCCGAAGATCTGGGATGGCACGCGATAGGGGTCGCCCCCAGCCCGCTGCCCGGCCCGTCGGGCAACGTTGAATACTTCCTGTGGTTACGCGCCGAAACCGATCGGGGTCTGTCTGCTGATGAGTTGGAACGTGCGGTTCGCGGCGCAGTCGAGTCAGGTCCGGGAGGGCAGTCACAGTGA
- the recN gene encoding DNA repair protein RecN codes for MLSEIRIESLGAISVATAEFGRGLTVLTGETGTGKTMVVTGLHLLGGARADANRVRSGAERAVVEGRFTTADLDDKSVALLDELLDGSGAERDEDGSIIALRSVSREGPSRAYLGGRSVPAKSLSGFTAELLTLHGQNDQLRLMRPDEQRGALDRFAGVDAKLEKYRKLRDAWQTARRDFVDRSNRARELAQEADRLKFALDEIGTVDPAPGEDDSLVGEIRRLSELDALREAASGARVALAGAADDASADPTAQSASAADCLGRAKAALESTDDSTLGGLAAQLDEALTVVGDVSRELGGYLGELPSDASTLDGKLARQAELRTLTRKYAADIDGVLAWAREARERLAQLDVSEEALAGLQRRVEELALELAGAAAELSKARTQAAKRLAKEVTRELSGLAMADAEFTISVSTMPATADDPAALTLSTGARAHAGGDGVDLVEFGFAAHRGMTVLPLAKSASGGELSRVMLALEVVLATSSSRTAGTTMVFDEVDAGVGGRAAVQIGRRLARLARTRQVIVVTHLPQVAAYADIHLMVDTNGKNGASGVRRLDGDDRVNELARMLAGLGDSDTARAHARELIEAADCDRIAT; via the coding sequence GTGCTCTCCGAGATTCGGATCGAGTCGCTTGGCGCCATCAGTGTCGCGACGGCCGAATTCGGTCGCGGTTTAACGGTTTTGACCGGTGAGACCGGTACCGGAAAGACCATGGTGGTGACCGGGTTGCATCTGCTCGGCGGAGCCCGCGCGGACGCGAACCGGGTTCGTTCCGGGGCTGAGCGCGCCGTCGTCGAAGGTCGTTTCACCACAGCCGATCTCGACGACAAGTCCGTTGCGTTGCTCGACGAGCTGCTCGACGGCTCAGGGGCCGAGCGCGACGAGGACGGCAGTATCATCGCGCTGCGCTCGGTCAGCCGTGAGGGCCCGTCGCGGGCCTACCTGGGCGGGCGCAGTGTCCCGGCGAAATCTCTGAGCGGTTTCACCGCCGAGCTGCTGACGCTGCATGGCCAGAACGACCAGCTGCGGCTGATGCGGCCCGACGAGCAACGCGGTGCGCTCGACCGGTTCGCCGGAGTCGACGCCAAGCTGGAGAAGTATCGCAAGCTGCGCGACGCCTGGCAGACGGCCCGCCGAGACTTCGTCGACAGGAGCAACCGCGCCCGTGAACTGGCGCAGGAAGCTGATCGGCTGAAGTTCGCGCTCGACGAGATCGGTACCGTCGATCCGGCTCCCGGTGAGGACGACAGCCTGGTGGGCGAAATCCGTCGGCTCTCCGAGCTGGACGCGCTGCGCGAAGCGGCGTCCGGCGCCCGCGTCGCATTGGCCGGCGCGGCGGATGACGCCAGTGCAGACCCGACGGCGCAATCCGCGTCGGCGGCCGACTGTCTGGGGCGCGCCAAGGCGGCATTGGAGTCGACCGATGATTCCACACTAGGTGGACTGGCCGCCCAGCTCGATGAGGCGCTGACCGTCGTCGGCGATGTCTCGCGCGAGCTCGGCGGCTATCTCGGCGAATTACCTTCGGACGCCAGCACTTTGGATGGCAAGCTGGCCCGGCAGGCGGAGCTGCGCACCCTCACCCGCAAATACGCCGCCGACATCGACGGCGTGCTCGCGTGGGCCCGCGAGGCGCGCGAGCGATTGGCTCAGCTCGACGTCTCCGAAGAGGCGTTGGCGGGCCTGCAACGCCGCGTCGAAGAGCTTGCACTCGAATTGGCTGGCGCCGCAGCCGAGCTCAGCAAGGCGCGCACGCAGGCCGCCAAGCGGCTCGCGAAGGAAGTCACCAGGGAGCTGTCGGGTTTGGCGATGGCCGATGCCGAGTTCACCATTTCGGTGTCGACAATGCCGGCCACCGCCGACGACCCCGCGGCGCTCACGCTCAGTACTGGTGCGCGGGCCCATGCCGGTGGCGATGGCGTCGACCTTGTCGAATTCGGCTTCGCCGCCCACCGGGGAATGACCGTTCTGCCGCTGGCGAAAAGCGCGTCGGGCGGCGAGTTGTCGCGGGTGATGCTGGCCTTGGAGGTGGTCCTGGCGACGTCGTCCTCGCGGACTGCCGGCACCACGATGGTGTTCGACGAGGTCGACGCCGGCGTCGGCGGGCGGGCGGCCGTCCAGATCGGCCGACGGCTGGCGCGGTTGGCTCGCACCCGGCAGGTGATCGTGGTGACTCATCTCCCGCAAGTCGCTGCCTATGCCGACATCCACCTGATGGTCGACACCAACGGAAAGAACGGCGCCAGCGGCGTACGGCGACTGGACGGCGACGATCGGGTCAACGAGCTCGCCAGAATGCTGGCTGGGCTAGGCGATTCGGACACCGCGCGCGCCCATGCCCGGGAACTGATCGAGGCTGCGGACTGTGATCGGATCGCGACCTGA
- the steA gene encoding putative cytokinetic ring protein SteA has protein sequence MSVTTTLSSLLSRNTSRPGVVGTARVDRDIDRLLRRVGPGDIVVLDVLDLDRITADALVDAEIAAVVNASPSVSGRYPNLGPEVLLANGVTLIDETGTDVFKKVKDGSKVRLYNGGIYAGDRRLIRGTERTDEEIAALMQEAKSGLVSHLEAFAGNTIEFIRSESPLLIDGIGIPDVDIELRRRHVVIVADDEDAADDLKRLKPFIKEYQPVLIGVGTGADVLRNAGYRPQLIVGDPSNLSAEVLKSGAQVVLPADADGHAPGLERIQDLGVGAMTFPAAGSPADLALLLADHHGAALLVTAGHRANIETFFDRTRQQSNPSTFLTRLRVGEKVVDAKAVATLYHNRISGGAIALLILTMLLSIIAALWVSRTDTVVLHWAGLYWNHFWLWLQHWIH, from the coding sequence ATGAGCGTGACCACCACTTTGTCCTCGTTGTTGTCCCGTAACACCTCGCGGCCGGGCGTTGTTGGCACCGCCCGGGTCGATCGCGACATCGACCGACTGCTGCGCCGCGTCGGCCCTGGCGACATCGTGGTCCTCGACGTGCTGGACTTAGATCGGATCACCGCCGATGCGCTCGTCGACGCCGAGATCGCCGCCGTTGTCAACGCTTCTCCGTCGGTGTCGGGCCGTTATCCCAATCTCGGCCCCGAGGTGCTGCTGGCCAACGGTGTCACGCTCATCGACGAGACCGGTACGGACGTTTTCAAGAAGGTCAAGGACGGCTCCAAAGTCCGCCTGTACAACGGTGGAATCTACGCTGGAGACCGTCGGCTGATCCGCGGCACGGAGCGCACCGACGAAGAGATCGCCGCCTTGATGCAGGAAGCCAAGAGCGGTTTGGTCTCGCATCTGGAAGCGTTCGCCGGCAACACCATTGAGTTCATCCGCAGCGAGAGCCCGCTGCTCATCGACGGGATCGGCATTCCTGACGTCGACATCGAACTACGCCGTCGCCATGTCGTGATCGTCGCCGACGACGAAGACGCCGCCGACGACCTCAAACGGCTCAAGCCCTTCATCAAGGAATACCAACCGGTCCTCATCGGCGTCGGTACCGGGGCAGACGTCCTGCGTAACGCCGGATATCGCCCCCAGTTGATCGTCGGCGATCCCAGCAACCTGAGCGCCGAAGTACTCAAGAGCGGAGCACAGGTGGTCCTGCCGGCCGACGCGGACGGTCACGCACCGGGCCTGGAGCGCATCCAAGATCTCGGTGTCGGGGCGATGACGTTTCCCGCCGCCGGTTCCCCAGCCGACCTCGCGCTGCTGTTGGCCGACCACCATGGTGCAGCGCTGCTGGTGACCGCCGGCCACCGCGCCAACATCGAGACGTTCTTCGACCGCACCCGCCAGCAGAGCAACCCCTCGACGTTCCTCACGAGGCTGCGCGTGGGCGAAAAGGTGGTGGACGCGAAAGCCGTTGCCACGCTGTACCACAACCGCATCTCCGGCGGCGCGATCGCGTTGCTGATCCTGACAATGCTGCTCTCGATCATCGCCGCGCTATGGGTGTCGCGCACCGACACGGTGGTGCTGCACTGGGCAGGCCTGTACTGGAATCATTTCTGGCTCTGGTTGCAGCACTGGATTCACTAG
- a CDS encoding NAD kinase: MTTERTVLLVVHTGREEATETAHLIEKVLSANDIRLRVLSAEAVDRGPVPLGPDDERALGVDIELVDADPDAAEGCELVIGLGGDGTFLRAAELARNANVPVLGINLGRIGFLAEAETEGIDRVLEHVVARSYQLEERLTLDVAVMVKGEVISRGWALNEASLEKGPRLGVLGVVLEVDGRPVSTFGCDGVLVSTPTGSTAYAFSAGGPIMWPDLEALLVVPNNAHALFARPMVTSPDARIAIEIEADGHDALVFCDGRREMRVPAGARLEVQRCDASVKWARLDSAPFTDRLVRKFRLPVTGWRGR, translated from the coding sequence GTGACGACTGAGCGCACCGTCCTGCTGGTGGTCCACACCGGTCGCGAAGAAGCGACTGAGACCGCTCATCTAATCGAAAAAGTGTTGAGCGCCAACGATATTCGGCTTCGCGTCCTGTCCGCGGAAGCGGTTGACCGCGGTCCGGTGCCACTCGGTCCGGACGACGAGCGCGCGTTGGGCGTCGATATCGAACTCGTCGACGCCGATCCCGACGCCGCGGAGGGCTGCGAGCTGGTCATCGGCTTGGGCGGCGACGGCACGTTTCTGCGTGCTGCCGAGCTTGCCCGCAACGCCAACGTCCCGGTGCTCGGTATCAACCTCGGGCGGATCGGATTTCTGGCCGAAGCCGAGACCGAGGGCATCGACCGTGTTCTCGAGCACGTCGTCGCTCGGAGTTACCAGCTCGAGGAACGGTTGACCCTCGACGTTGCGGTGATGGTCAAGGGCGAGGTCATTTCTCGCGGGTGGGCGCTCAATGAGGCCAGCCTGGAGAAGGGCCCTCGCCTCGGAGTGCTCGGCGTCGTCCTCGAGGTCGACGGCCGTCCGGTGTCGACATTCGGCTGTGACGGTGTGCTGGTCTCGACACCGACGGGTTCGACGGCCTACGCGTTCTCCGCAGGTGGGCCCATCATGTGGCCCGACCTGGAAGCGCTGCTGGTCGTGCCGAACAATGCCCACGCGCTGTTTGCTCGTCCGATGGTCACCAGCCCGGATGCGCGCATCGCGATCGAAATCGAGGCTGACGGGCACGACGCGCTGGTGTTCTGCGACGGTCGCCGTGAGATGCGGGTACCCGCGGGTGCGCGGCTGGAAGTGCAGCGCTGCGACGCTTCGGTGAAATGGGCTCGGTTGGACAGCGCGCCGTTTACCGACCGACTGGTGCGCAAGTTCCGGCTGCCCGTCACCGGCTGGCGCGGACGGTAG